The genomic segment CGGGACGAACTTCTACACGGTCACCGCCGGCGGCAACCCGCTGCTCTGGCAGCACCTGTTCTGGATCTTCGGACACCCCGAGGTCTACATCCTGGTCCTGCCCGCGTTCGGCCTCGTCTCCGAGCTTCTGCCGACGTACTCGCAGAAGCCGCTGTTCGGCTACGCCGTCGTGGTGTACTCCGGAATCCTGATCGGCTTCCTCGGCTTCGGCGTGTGGGCGCACCACATGTTCGCGGTGGGCATGGGGCCGGTGGCCGACACCGTGTTCAGCCTCACGACCATGCTGATCGCGATCCCCACGGGCGTGAAGATCTTCAACTGGATCGCCACGGTCGCGCAGGGCAAGCTCAAGTTCACCACTGCGATGTTGTTCGCACTTGGCCTCATCTCGCTGTTCACGATCGGCGGAATCTCCGGTATCATGCACAGCTCGCCGCCGGCCGACCTGCAGCAGACCGACACGTACTTCATCGTCGCGCACTTCCATTATGTGCTGTTCGGCGGCTCGATCATGGGGATCTTCGGCGGCATCTACCACTACTTCCCCAAAATGTTCGGCCGGCTCATGCACGAAGGGCTCGGCAAGATCCATTTCTGGCTGACGTTCATCGCGATGAACCTGACGTTCTTCCCGATGCACTACGCCGGCATGCTCGGCATGCCGCGCCGCATCTACACGTACGACGCGGAGCAGGGCTGGGATCTGTTCAACGCGATGTCCACCGGCGGTGCGTACCTGCTCGGCGTCGCGGTCATCGTGTTCGTCTGGAACTTCCTGTGGAGCATGAAGCGCGGCGCGGTCGCGGGCCCGAATCCGTGGAACGCGCCGACACTCGAATGGTCGATCCCGTCCCCGCCGCCCGAGTACAACTTCGCGCAGACGCCAGAGGTGCACTCGCGCTACCCGATGTGGGACCAGCGCGCGAGCGACGTCGACCACCCGAAGGTAAACCTCACCGAGGGCAAGTCGCCGGAGCAGATGGGAATCATCATGCCGTACAGCACCATCAAGCCGCTGGTCGTGGCGCTGGGGATGGTGCTCATGTTCTCGGGACTGATCGCGAGCCGGGATCCGGCGACCGGAGGGAGCAAGCCGGTGCTGTGGGTGATGTTCGCCGGAGCTGCTATCATGATCGGCGCGTTGTACTCCTGGCTGCTGGCGCCGCTCGAGCCCGAGCATCATGGGCACTGAGGAACTACGCTACGTGCTGCGTCCTGCGACCTGCGCCCTCGCCGCGTCGTCCGAGCTGAAAGACTGTCTGTCCCTCCTGCACCGACCTTTCCAGGGCGCAGGCCGCAGCACGCAGCACGCAGCGCTTTTCCCCAGCGTAACCGAATGATGCATTACACCACCACCGGACTGGATAACAGAAAAATTGCAATTTGGGCCTTCATCGGCTCCGAGTGCATGCTCTTCATGTCGCTCATCTCCACCTACCTCATCTACAAGGGGAAGAGCGTAGTCGGACCGTTCCCGCACGAGGCGTGGACCGATCCGATGACGGGCAGGGTGTTCCACGGGATTCTCGACATCCCGGTGACGTCGGCGTCGACGTTCGTGCTGCTGATGTCGTCGCTGTTCATGGTGCTGGCGCTCGCGGCCGTGCAGAACAAGCACGTCCCCAAGCATACGACCGGCGACCGCATTCTCGGCTCGTCCCGGCTCTGGCTGTTCATGACCGCGCTCGCGGGCTCGACCTTCCTCGGCTTTCAGGCGTTCGAGTTCACCTCGTTCGTGCACGAGGGGCTGACGATCCGGCGCAACCTGTTCGGCTCGACGTTCTTCACGCTGACCGGCTTCCACGGCGCGCACGTCACCGCCGGCGTGCTCTGGCTGCTCACGCTGCTGGCCATCGACTTCAAGCGCGGGCTGACCGCCAGGGACGAGATGGTCGTCGACCTGTGCGCGCTGTACTGGCACTTCGTCGATGTTGTCTGGATCGCGATCTTCACACTCATCTATCTCATCAGGTAGCGGAGCGACCGATGGCTGACCCACACACTCCCGCGCCGGTGATCGATCCTTCGCATGCGCTGCCTCCCGCCGGCGAGAGCACGGCGGGCCACGCGCACCACCCGGACGAGAAGCCGCACCCCACGTGGAAGCAGTACAAGTGGGTCGCGCTCATCCTGACGGTCATCACGATCGTCGAGGTCTGGATCTACTACATCCCCGCCTTCGTCGCTTCGCGCCTGTTCGTGCCGTCGCTGCTGATCATGTCGGCGATCAAGTTCGCGATCGTGGTGATGTTCTACATGCACCTGCGGTACGATCACAAGCTGTTCCGCGTGCTGTTCACCGGACCGCTGATCATCGCGATCACGTCAGTTATCGCGTTGATGTTCCTGTTCGGCCAAGTGGCGCTGAGACTGCAGTAGCCGCATTAGCCCCCGGGATTTTGACGGGGAAACCAAGAAGTGAGAGTCCAGAAGCCAGGTTGCCAGAAGCGAGATCAATTTTCTGGGAATCTGGCTTCTCGCTTCTGGCATCTCATTTCTTGGATTCCCCTTCCCGGCGCCTGGAGCCAGTCTCTTTACGCCGTCACCTTCTTCGCGCTTAGTTAACGCATGTCTTTCCGTCGACTATCCCCTCTGTTCCTGTCCGTGGCTCTCGCCGCCTGTGCGAGC from the Gemmatimonadaceae bacterium genome contains:
- the ctaD gene encoding cytochrome c oxidase subunit I → MTTAAITPHVTDYKTAGAYTGQKGIWSWLTTVDHKRIGKLYLFTALFFFMVGGLEAVVIRAQLGGPNRSLVSAEFYNQLFTMHGTTMIFLAVMPLSAAFFNFLIPLQIGARDVAFPRLNAFSYWVYLFGGIFITVPIFFALAPDGGWFGYTPLTTKAYSPGMNIDFWVIGLLILGVSSLAAAFNFLTTIINLRAPGMTLMRMPMFTWMSFVVQFLLVLAFPVITIALVFLLFDRFFGTNFYTVTAGGNPLLWQHLFWIFGHPEVYILVLPAFGLVSELLPTYSQKPLFGYAVVVYSGILIGFLGFGVWAHHMFAVGMGPVADTVFSLTTMLIAIPTGVKIFNWIATVAQGKLKFTTAMLFALGLISLFTIGGISGIMHSSPPADLQQTDTYFIVAHFHYVLFGGSIMGIFGGIYHYFPKMFGRLMHEGLGKIHFWLTFIAMNLTFFPMHYAGMLGMPRRIYTYDAEQGWDLFNAMSTGGAYLLGVAVIVFVWNFLWSMKRGAVAGPNPWNAPTLEWSIPSPPPEYNFAQTPEVHSRYPMWDQRASDVDHPKVNLTEGKSPEQMGIIMPYSTIKPLVVALGMVLMFSGLIASRDPATGGSKPVLWVMFAGAAIMIGALYSWLLAPLEPEHHGH
- a CDS encoding cytochrome c oxidase subunit 3 → MHYTTTGLDNRKIAIWAFIGSECMLFMSLISTYLIYKGKSVVGPFPHEAWTDPMTGRVFHGILDIPVTSASTFVLLMSSLFMVLALAAVQNKHVPKHTTGDRILGSSRLWLFMTALAGSTFLGFQAFEFTSFVHEGLTIRRNLFGSTFFTLTGFHGAHVTAGVLWLLTLLAIDFKRGLTARDEMVVDLCALYWHFVDVVWIAIFTLIYLIR
- a CDS encoding cytochrome C oxidase subunit IV family protein, whose protein sequence is MADPHTPAPVIDPSHALPPAGESTAGHAHHPDEKPHPTWKQYKWVALILTVITIVEVWIYYIPAFVASRLFVPSLLIMSAIKFAIVVMFYMHLRYDHKLFRVLFTGPLIIAITSVIALMFLFGQVALRLQ